From a single Pseudomonas serboccidentalis genomic region:
- a CDS encoding GntR family transcriptional regulator produces the protein MTEKKLETTVDRVYQGVYQAISKRSLRPGMKLGEASLAELFNVSRTSVRAALKQLEAEGLVTTEPNKGASVSLPGNEEIRSLFETRRLIEIGIVTELCRRKDTAAMQDLREHLLLENEARAAGDHQRLIHLLGEFHIKLARSLNNPVLLDWFQKLISRASLYVAALDDDSHEACRDNEHLRLIEHIEAGDQSAAIELTCTHLNGIEKAILDVAAKMKTGYHPLKHLIGV, from the coding sequence ATGACCGAGAAGAAACTGGAAACCACGGTCGACCGCGTCTACCAAGGGGTTTACCAGGCGATCAGCAAGCGTTCGTTGCGTCCGGGGATGAAGCTGGGCGAAGCCTCGCTGGCCGAACTGTTCAATGTCAGCCGCACGTCGGTACGTGCCGCGCTCAAGCAACTGGAAGCCGAGGGACTGGTCACCACCGAACCCAACAAAGGCGCGTCGGTGTCGTTGCCCGGCAACGAAGAGATTCGCTCGCTGTTCGAAACCCGACGACTGATCGAGATCGGTATTGTCACTGAGCTGTGCCGACGCAAGGACACGGCAGCCATGCAGGACTTGCGCGAGCATCTGCTGCTGGAAAACGAGGCCCGCGCGGCGGGCGATCACCAGCGACTGATTCATCTGCTCGGTGAGTTCCACATCAAACTGGCGCGCAGCCTGAACAATCCGGTGCTGCTCGACTGGTTCCAGAAACTGATTTCCCGTGCCTCGCTGTACGTCGCCGCGCTGGATGACGACAGCCATGAAGCCTGCCGCGACAATGAGCATCTACGCCTGATCGAGCATATCGAAGCGGGCGACCAGAGCGCCGCCATCGAGCTGACCTGCACGCATTTGAACGGTATCGAAAAGGCCATTCTCGACGTCGCCGCGAAGATGAAAACTGGCTACCATCCGCTCAAACACCTGATCGGGGTCTGA
- a CDS encoding hybrid sensor histidine kinase/response regulator, translating to MQFLSDSHGCDGWKGEMAGRICAFDWRQTELGPLDTWPASLCSAVQLMLASPLPMVMLWGRAGYMIYNDAYSQFAGGRHPYLLGAPVELGWPEVADFNRHVVDTCLAGGTLSYRNKELVLLRDGVPEDVWMDLYYSPVANDDGVPAGVMAMVVETTEFMHSERLRQAAEDAYRADNERVRLALNAGALLGSFVWDVKNNVLSADERFARTFSYPPDQDLSNLSQSFTESRIHPDDLAWVQDRVNHSLQTGEPYNAEYRVLRADGSYLWVLASGACEFDEHGEPFRFPGVLIDIHERKSAEESLLKFTRNLEQRVADEVDARLAAEEQLRQSQKLEAIGGLTGGVAHDFNNLLQVIAGNLHLLARHEPGNANVQRRVNASLAAVERGAKLSSQLLAFARRQPLSPAVCDPRQIFDGVGELLQRALGETIQIDVQLPQEPWHINVDRNQLENAILNLAINARDAMKGEGTIVLSALNTRLDSTFCAGKGIVAGDFVRVAVSDTGAGIPPQMLEQVFEPFFTTKADGQGTGLGLSMVFGFVKQSGGHVEIDSTLGEGTRVQLYFPRSLRPLLDEAPSLDKQQGGGHETILVVEDNDAVRASAVELLREEGYRVLTAGNGDVAMQMLLEGTEVDLIFTDVVMPGLIKSSDLAAWAKVQAPPVAVLFTSGHTRDIISRNHQLSPDTHLLGKPYGPEALLQMIRSVLSA from the coding sequence ATGCAGTTTTTATCCGATAGCCACGGTTGTGACGGCTGGAAAGGCGAGATGGCCGGGCGCATTTGCGCGTTCGACTGGCGCCAGACCGAACTCGGCCCGCTCGATACCTGGCCTGCCAGCCTGTGCAGCGCCGTGCAATTGATGCTGGCCTCACCGTTGCCGATGGTCATGCTCTGGGGCCGCGCCGGCTACATGATTTACAACGACGCCTACTCGCAGTTCGCCGGTGGCCGCCATCCGTACCTGTTGGGCGCGCCGGTGGAACTGGGCTGGCCGGAAGTCGCCGACTTCAACCGGCACGTGGTCGACACCTGCCTGGCGGGTGGCACCTTGTCCTACCGCAACAAGGAACTGGTGCTGTTGCGCGATGGCGTGCCCGAAGACGTCTGGATGGATTTGTATTACAGCCCGGTGGCCAACGATGACGGCGTGCCGGCCGGGGTGATGGCAATGGTGGTGGAAACCACCGAGTTCATGCACTCCGAACGCTTGCGCCAGGCCGCTGAAGATGCGTATCGGGCGGACAACGAACGGGTGCGCCTGGCGCTGAATGCCGGGGCCTTGCTCGGCTCGTTTGTCTGGGACGTGAAGAACAATGTGTTGTCGGCCGACGAGCGTTTCGCCCGGACGTTTTCGTATCCACCGGATCAGGACCTGAGCAACCTGTCGCAGTCCTTCACCGAATCGCGGATCCACCCGGACGATCTGGCGTGGGTCCAGGATCGGGTCAATCATTCGTTGCAGACAGGCGAGCCGTATAACGCCGAGTACCGCGTATTGCGCGCGGACGGCAGTTATCTGTGGGTACTCGCCAGTGGTGCGTGCGAGTTCGATGAACACGGTGAGCCGTTTCGTTTCCCCGGCGTGTTGATCGACATCCATGAACGCAAGAGCGCCGAAGAATCCCTGCTCAAATTCACCCGCAACCTGGAACAGCGCGTGGCCGATGAAGTGGACGCGCGGCTGGCCGCCGAAGAGCAGTTGCGCCAGTCGCAGAAGCTTGAAGCCATCGGCGGACTCACCGGCGGCGTGGCCCATGACTTCAATAACCTGTTGCAGGTGATCGCTGGCAACCTGCATTTGCTGGCGCGGCATGAGCCGGGCAATGCCAACGTGCAACGTCGGGTCAACGCCTCGCTGGCAGCGGTCGAACGCGGGGCCAAGCTGTCGTCGCAACTGCTCGCATTCGCCAGGCGTCAACCGTTGTCGCCGGCGGTGTGCGATCCACGGCAGATCTTCGATGGCGTGGGTGAGTTGCTGCAGCGTGCGCTGGGTGAAACCATCCAGATCGACGTGCAATTGCCGCAAGAACCGTGGCACATCAACGTCGACCGCAATCAACTGGAAAACGCCATTCTCAACCTGGCGATCAACGCCCGGGACGCGATGAAGGGCGAGGGCACCATTGTCCTCAGCGCCCTCAACACGCGGCTGGACAGCACCTTTTGCGCCGGCAAAGGCATTGTCGCCGGTGATTTCGTGCGTGTGGCGGTCAGCGATACCGGCGCCGGCATCCCGCCGCAAATGCTCGAGCAGGTGTTCGAACCGTTCTTCACCACCAAGGCCGACGGCCAAGGCACCGGGCTTGGCTTGAGCATGGTGTTCGGCTTCGTCAAACAAAGTGGCGGGCATGTCGAGATCGACAGCACCCTGGGCGAAGGCACGCGCGTGCAGTTGTATTTTCCGCGCAGCCTGCGTCCGCTCCTTGATGAGGCGCCGAGTCTCGACAAGCAGCAGGGCGGCGGCCACGAAACCATTCTGGTGGTCGAGGACAACGACGCGGTGCGCGCCTCGGCCGTGGAGCTGCTGCGCGAAGAAGGTTACCGCGTGCTGACCGCCGGCAATGGCGACGTGGCGATGCAGATGCTGCTGGAAGGCACCGAAGTGGATCTGATTTTCACCGACGTGGTCATGCCGGGGCTGATCAAAAGTTCTGATCTGGCAGCCTGGGCCAAGGTGCAGGCGCCACCGGTGGCGGTGCTGTTCACCTCCGGCCACACCCGCGACATCATCTCGCGCAACCACCAGTTGAGCCCGGACACGCACTTGCTGGGCAAGCCGTACGGCCCGGAAGCGTTGTTGCAAATGATCCGGTCGGTGCTCAGTGCCTAG
- a CDS encoding excinuclease ABC subunit UvrA, whose amino-acid sequence MTAKRTSKAPAGMVRVRGAREHNLKNVDVDIPRDALVVFTGVSGSGKSSLAFSTLYAEAQRRYFESVAPYARRLIDQVGVPDVDSIEGLPPAVALQQQRGTPSTRSSVGSVTTLSSLIRMLYSRAGSYPPGQPMLYAEDFSPNTPQGACPECHGLGRVYEVTEALMVPDPNLTIRQRAVASWPLAWQGQNLRDILVTMGIDVDIPWKKLPKKQRDWILFTEETPTVPVYAGLTPEETRVALKRKMEPSYQGTFTGARRYILHTFTHSQSALMKKRVSQFMLGSPCPLCDGKRLKREALSVRFAGYDIGELSQMPLLQVAEVLKPVAAAAYLEHAEDTGETLSHAQTREARQQRVAHGASGHVSAPDVRHTPNLSLEKRLAAQRIAEDLLERVSTLTELGLGYLALERSTPTLSSGELQRLRLATQLGSQLFGVIYVLDEPSAGLHPADGEALFEALQRLKADGNTLFVVEHDLETMRRADWLIDVGPAAGEKGGRVLYSGPPAGLAEIDESQTRAYLFAEARGTSRTARQPRGWLQLDGISRNNLNNLSAEFPLGCFTSVTGVSGSGKSSLVSQALLELVGAQLGRPAVEQEPEELSLEDDAPQASSGQVTAGLESIKRLVQVDQKPIGRTPRSNLATYTGLFDNVRKLFAATAEARAAGYDAGQFSFNVAKGRCPTCEGEGFVSVELLFMPSVYAPCPTCHGARYNPQTLAIQWQGLSIAQVLQLTVDEAVEVFAEQPGIHRSLQVLRDIGLGYLRLGQPATELSGGEAQRIKLATELQRNQRGATLYVLDEPTTGLHPRDVDRLLEQLDNLVTAGHTVIVVEHEMRVVAQSDWVIDIGPGAGDQGGKIVAAGTPQKVAASKKSRTAPFLARALSR is encoded by the coding sequence ATGACTGCCAAACGCACCTCCAAAGCACCCGCCGGCATGGTTCGCGTGCGTGGCGCCCGTGAACACAATCTGAAGAACGTCGACGTCGACATTCCTCGTGATGCGCTGGTGGTGTTCACCGGGGTGTCCGGTTCGGGCAAGTCGTCGCTGGCGTTTTCGACGCTGTATGCCGAAGCCCAGCGACGCTATTTCGAATCGGTGGCGCCGTATGCGCGGCGGCTGATCGATCAGGTCGGCGTGCCGGATGTCGATTCCATCGAAGGTTTGCCGCCGGCCGTGGCCTTGCAACAGCAGCGCGGCACGCCGAGCACGCGTTCGTCGGTGGGCAGCGTGACCACATTGTCGAGCCTGATCCGCATGCTCTATTCGCGGGCCGGCAGTTATCCGCCGGGGCAGCCGATGCTGTACGCCGAGGATTTCTCGCCGAACACCCCGCAGGGCGCCTGCCCTGAGTGCCACGGCCTCGGACGGGTCTATGAGGTCACCGAAGCACTGATGGTGCCCGACCCGAACCTGACCATCCGCCAACGCGCCGTGGCCTCCTGGCCGCTGGCGTGGCAGGGGCAGAATCTGCGCGACATCCTGGTGACCATGGGTATCGACGTCGACATCCCCTGGAAGAAACTGCCGAAAAAACAGCGCGACTGGATTCTGTTCACCGAAGAAACCCCGACCGTGCCGGTGTACGCCGGGCTGACGCCGGAAGAAACCCGCGTCGCCCTCAAGCGCAAAATGGAGCCGAGTTATCAGGGCACCTTCACCGGCGCCCGGCGCTACATCCTGCACACCTTCACTCATTCGCAAAGCGCGTTGATGAAGAAGCGGGTTTCGCAGTTCATGCTCGGCAGCCCGTGCCCGTTGTGCGACGGCAAGCGCCTCAAGCGCGAGGCGCTGTCGGTGAGGTTCGCCGGTTACGACATCGGTGAGCTGTCGCAGATGCCGTTGCTGCAGGTAGCCGAAGTATTGAAACCCGTGGCAGCGGCAGCGTATCTGGAACACGCCGAAGATACCGGCGAAACCCTGAGTCACGCGCAAACCCGTGAGGCTCGCCAGCAACGCGTCGCCCACGGTGCCAGCGGTCATGTCAGCGCGCCGGATGTACGCCATACGCCGAACCTGTCGCTGGAGAAGCGTCTGGCGGCGCAGCGCATTGCCGAGGATCTGCTGGAGCGAGTCAGCACCCTGACTGAGCTGGGCCTGGGTTATCTGGCGCTGGAGCGCAGCACGCCGACGCTGTCGTCCGGCGAGCTGCAACGTTTGCGTCTGGCAACGCAATTGGGTTCGCAGCTGTTCGGCGTGATTTACGTGCTCGACGAACCGTCCGCCGGCCTGCATCCGGCTGATGGCGAGGCGCTGTTCGAGGCCTTGCAGCGGCTGAAGGCCGACGGCAACACGCTGTTTGTGGTCGAGCATGATCTGGAAACCATGCGCCGCGCCGACTGGCTGATCGATGTCGGCCCGGCGGCGGGCGAGAAGGGTGGCCGGGTGCTGTACAGCGGTCCGCCGGCAGGGCTGGCCGAGATCGACGAATCGCAGACCCGGGCCTACCTGTTTGCCGAAGCCCGAGGCACCTCGCGCACCGCACGCCAGCCGCGCGGCTGGCTGCAACTCGATGGCATCAGCCGCAATAACCTGAACAACCTCAGCGCCGAATTTCCCTTGGGCTGCTTCACCTCGGTGACTGGGGTTTCCGGCTCCGGCAAGTCGAGTCTGGTCAGTCAGGCGCTGCTGGAACTGGTGGGCGCGCAGCTGGGGCGGCCAGCGGTTGAGCAGGAGCCTGAAGAGCTCAGCCTCGAAGACGACGCACCGCAGGCCAGCAGTGGCCAGGTGACGGCGGGGCTGGAATCGATCAAGCGGCTGGTGCAGGTGGATCAGAAACCGATTGGCCGTACGCCGCGTTCGAACCTGGCGACCTACACCGGGCTGTTCGACAACGTGCGCAAACTGTTCGCTGCCACCGCCGAAGCGCGGGCGGCGGGGTACGACGCCGGGCAGTTCTCCTTCAACGTCGCCAAGGGCCGTTGCCCGACCTGCGAGGGTGAGGGTTTTGTCAGCGTTGAATTGCTGTTCATGCCCAGTGTGTACGCGCCGTGCCCGACCTGCCATGGCGCGCGGTACAACCCGCAGACGTTGGCGATTCAGTGGCAAGGCTTGAGCATCGCGCAGGTGTTGCAACTGACAGTGGACGAGGCGGTTGAGGTGTTCGCCGAACAGCCGGGGATTCACCGCTCACTGCAAGTGCTGCGTGACATCGGCCTGGGCTATCTGCGGCTCGGACAACCGGCCACCGAGCTGTCCGGTGGCGAGGCGCAGCGCATCAAACTGGCCACCGAGCTGCAACGCAATCAGCGCGGCGCGACGTTGTACGTGCTGGATGAACCGACCACTGGATTGCACCCGCGGGATGTCGACCGGTTGCTGGAGCAACTGGACAACCTGGTCACGGCGGGGCACACGGTGATCGTCGTCGAGCATGAAATGCGCGTGGTGGCGCAGAGCGATTGGGTGATCGACATCGGCCCGGGGGCCGGGGATCAGGGCGGCAAAATTGTCGCCGCCGGCACACCGCAGAAAGTCGCCGCGAGCAAGAAGAGCCGCACGGCGCCGTTTCTGGCCCGGGCCTTGAGCCGATAA
- a CDS encoding DUF4142 domain-containing protein produces MDGFNLRHLVLAVALSSGMGSAFAATSNSFVDNAAAGGISEIETSRLALEKSQSADIKAFANMMITDHGKANDELASIAKANDIEVPDTTTLVKQAKEKILDMRDESFDAAYANNQVKAHEETIELFKKEANTVTDDKTKGATELKAFAQKMLPALEKHLTAAKELQAKHPGK; encoded by the coding sequence ATGGACGGATTCAACCTGCGTCATCTCGTATTGGCTGTCGCTTTGAGCAGTGGTATGGGCAGTGCCTTCGCCGCCACCTCGAACAGTTTTGTCGACAACGCCGCTGCCGGTGGCATCTCGGAGATCGAGACCAGCCGCCTCGCTCTGGAGAAAAGCCAGTCGGCCGACATCAAGGCGTTCGCCAACATGATGATCACCGACCATGGCAAGGCCAACGACGAACTGGCCAGCATTGCCAAGGCCAATGACATCGAGGTCCCGGACACCACCACCCTGGTCAAACAGGCCAAGGAAAAGATTCTCGACATGCGCGATGAGTCCTTCGACGCGGCCTACGCCAACAACCAGGTCAAGGCCCACGAAGAAACCATCGAACTGTTCAAGAAAGAAGCCAACACCGTGACCGACGACAAGACCAAGGGCGCTACCGAGCTGAAAGCCTTCGCGCAGAAAATGCTGCCGGCGCTGGAAAAACACCTGACGGCCGCCAAAGAGCTGCAGGCCAAGCATCCAGGCAAGTAA
- a CDS encoding DUF465 domain-containing protein, whose translation MPVPHDLFQDLSCTKEEIQQKRTQDPRLDSLINKYSQADAEVVKAETATSDAPSDDALKKLKEKRLKVKDEIVSHLQAPS comes from the coding sequence ATGCCGGTTCCCCATGACCTGTTTCAGGACTTGAGCTGCACGAAGGAAGAGATCCAGCAAAAACGCACCCAGGATCCACGACTGGATTCACTGATCAACAAGTATTCCCAGGCTGACGCTGAGGTGGTCAAGGCCGAAACGGCCACCTCGGACGCCCCCAGCGACGACGCACTCAAAAAACTCAAAGAGAAGCGTCTGAAGGTCAAGGACGAAATTGTCAGCCATTTGCAGGCTCCGTCCTGA
- a CDS encoding SMP-30/gluconolactonase/LRE family protein → MKRLLLLLVILIIAFLLLMPTKVQPVAWKPPPAPSLSEGLYAENQRLKAVEQVGPGDIDGPEALLLEGDFLITGLHDGRLIRTSLDGKTRKVLSDTGGRPLGLARHPNGLLVIADGVKGLLSLDAQGRLTALTTEANGVPFGFTDDVAIDKPGHYAYFSDASSRWGYGHDGEAIIEHGGDGRLLRYDFQTGKTSVLLDKLQFANGVTLGPDDAYVLVNETGAYRISRYWLSGPKAGTHDLFIDNLPGLPDNLAFNGSNRFWVALYAPRNALLDGTAGHPLLRKMIVRALTVLPKPVEKRGFVLGLDLEGKVIANLQDASSGNYSPITTAREYGDWLYLGSLKASHMARLPLADALK, encoded by the coding sequence ATGAAGCGACTGCTGTTGCTGCTGGTCATCCTCATCATCGCGTTTCTGCTGCTGATGCCGACCAAGGTGCAACCGGTGGCCTGGAAGCCGCCACCGGCACCGTCGTTGAGCGAAGGGCTGTACGCCGAAAACCAGCGGCTAAAGGCTGTCGAACAGGTCGGTCCGGGCGACATCGATGGCCCGGAAGCACTGCTGCTGGAAGGCGACTTCCTGATCACCGGCCTGCATGACGGCCGGCTGATCCGCACCAGCCTCGACGGCAAGACGCGCAAAGTTCTGAGCGACACTGGCGGCCGCCCTCTCGGTCTGGCGCGGCATCCCAACGGTTTGCTGGTGATCGCCGACGGGGTCAAGGGCTTGCTGTCACTCGACGCCCAAGGGCGACTGACCGCCCTGACCACGGAAGCCAACGGTGTGCCGTTCGGCTTCACCGACGATGTGGCCATCGACAAGCCCGGGCATTATGCCTATTTCAGCGATGCCAGCAGCCGCTGGGGCTACGGCCATGACGGTGAGGCGATCATCGAGCACGGTGGCGACGGGCGTTTGCTGCGCTACGACTTTCAGACCGGCAAGACCAGCGTGCTGCTGGACAAGCTGCAGTTCGCCAACGGCGTGACCCTCGGCCCGGATGACGCCTATGTGCTGGTCAATGAAACCGGCGCCTATCGCATCAGTCGCTACTGGCTGAGCGGCCCCAAGGCAGGAACCCACGACCTGTTCATCGACAACCTGCCGGGCCTGCCAGACAACCTCGCGTTCAATGGCAGCAACCGCTTCTGGGTCGCGCTCTACGCGCCACGCAACGCCTTGCTCGATGGCACCGCCGGGCATCCGTTGCTGCGCAAGATGATCGTGCGGGCACTGACCGTGCTGCCCAAACCGGTGGAGAAACGCGGGTTTGTGCTGGGGCTGGATCTGGAGGGCAAGGTGATCGCCAATCTGCAGGATGCCAGCAGCGGCAATTACTCGCCGATCACCACGGCGCGCGAGTATGGAGACTGGTTGTATCTGGGTTCGTTGAAGGCTTCGCACATGGCGCGGTTGCCGTTGGCGGATGCGTTGAAGTGA
- a CDS encoding sterol desaturase/SRPBCC family protein: MRQTTEAFRSRYRAAIHPLYNPWLHGTFVLLFGVLAIGAFWSRVQQVQALEWLTVPLTLLFFNFGVYMVHRHLGHHKKTFAKLFYARHAGDHHSFFTPGHMTYDGARDWRVILFPAWLVVVHTLLITLPLWWLLAQVNANVAGLFGGCMVLGYLTYEVFHACEHLPPNNPLTRLPWIHQMRHLHELHHRRERMQERNFNIVFPLMDYLFGTLYWEPQPTPLRYSRAPMTRMQHQIDIAGEPIAVLRYAASVSHWPEWHPSSLKIDGPQGPLHAGARFEEDIHAGGRAGHLSWEVTEYLPGRRWCARAQGDNGLSLLLTYECTAESDGTRFVRTLDYRFDGLGMRVANLLLLKRRIERESATSMQALRDMTLKHLALTGHHS, from the coding sequence GTGAGGCAGACCACCGAGGCATTTCGCAGCCGCTACCGTGCGGCCATCCATCCGCTGTACAACCCGTGGCTGCACGGAACGTTCGTGCTGCTGTTCGGCGTGCTGGCGATCGGCGCGTTCTGGAGCCGCGTGCAGCAGGTGCAGGCGCTGGAATGGCTGACCGTGCCATTGACCCTGCTGTTCTTCAATTTCGGCGTGTACATGGTCCATCGCCATCTCGGCCACCACAAAAAGACCTTCGCCAAACTGTTCTATGCGCGGCATGCCGGTGACCACCACAGCTTTTTCACCCCCGGCCACATGACCTATGACGGCGCCCGCGACTGGCGGGTGATCCTGTTTCCGGCCTGGCTGGTCGTCGTGCATACGCTGCTGATCACGCTGCCGCTGTGGTGGCTGCTTGCGCAGGTCAACGCCAACGTTGCCGGCCTGTTCGGCGGCTGCATGGTCCTGGGTTATCTGACCTACGAGGTGTTTCACGCCTGTGAGCATCTGCCGCCGAACAATCCGCTGACCCGCCTGCCGTGGATCCACCAGATGCGCCATCTGCACGAACTGCATCACCGCCGCGAGCGCATGCAGGAGCGCAATTTCAATATCGTTTTTCCGCTGATGGACTACCTGTTCGGCACCCTGTACTGGGAGCCGCAACCCACCCCGTTGCGTTATTCGAGAGCGCCCATGACCCGCATGCAGCACCAGATCGACATCGCCGGCGAACCGATCGCCGTGCTTCGCTACGCCGCCAGCGTCAGCCACTGGCCCGAATGGCACCCGTCGTCACTGAAGATCGACGGCCCGCAAGGCCCGCTGCATGCCGGCGCGCGCTTCGAAGAAGACATTCATGCCGGCGGGCGCGCCGGTCACTTGAGCTGGGAAGTCACCGAGTATCTGCCCGGTCGGCGCTGGTGCGCACGAGCGCAGGGCGATAATGGTTTGTCGTTGCTGCTGACCTACGAATGCACAGCCGAGTCCGACGGCACGCGATTTGTGCGCACGCTGGATTATCGGTTCGACGGATTGGGCATGCGTGTTGCCAATCTGTTGCTGTTGAAGCGGCGCATCGAGCGTGAGTCCGCCACGTCGATGCAGGCCCTGCGCGACATGACGCTCAAACACCTGGCGCTGACGGGGCATCACTCATGA
- a CDS encoding LysR family transcriptional regulator — protein sequence MDIDLARTFLEIVRHGSLAAAAQKLFVTQTAITARVQKLESQLGSTLFVRNRAGAKLTANGEAFVVYANQLVQTWEAARRDLPLLDGYHNVLHIGGEVSLCNPLMLSWAAELREKIPGHALRMEIRDGENLLRQLELGVLDAALVYQPEYWPGLQVEQVLEEKLILVRAPNRPDPYVYIDWGPDFRRQHDAALPDKAKAALSFNLGPLALQYILEHGGSGYFRTRVVRSYLETGALEAVTKAPEFGYPTYLVYARERDSATLQQAFDLLRQVIATDDDWSQRWNPLS from the coding sequence ATGGACATTGACCTCGCCCGCACTTTTCTGGAAATCGTCCGCCACGGTAGCCTGGCTGCGGCGGCACAGAAGCTGTTCGTCACGCAAACGGCGATCACCGCCCGGGTGCAGAAACTCGAAAGTCAGCTGGGCAGTACGCTGTTCGTGCGCAACCGCGCCGGGGCAAAGTTGACGGCCAATGGCGAAGCCTTCGTGGTCTACGCCAATCAACTGGTGCAGACCTGGGAAGCGGCGCGGCGAGACCTGCCGCTGCTGGACGGTTATCACAACGTGCTGCACATCGGCGGTGAAGTCAGCCTGTGTAACCCGTTGATGCTCAGTTGGGCGGCTGAACTGCGCGAAAAAATCCCCGGACATGCCCTGCGCATGGAGATCCGCGACGGCGAAAACCTGCTGCGCCAACTCGAGCTCGGCGTGCTCGATGCCGCGCTGGTCTATCAGCCGGAATACTGGCCCGGCCTGCAAGTCGAGCAGGTGCTGGAAGAAAAACTGATTCTGGTGCGCGCCCCGAACCGCCCCGATCCCTATGTCTACATCGACTGGGGTCCGGACTTCCGGCGGCAGCACGACGCCGCCCTGCCGGACAAAGCCAAGGCCGCGCTGAGCTTCAACCTCGGCCCATTGGCCCTGCAATACATCCTCGAGCACGGCGGCAGCGGCTACTTCCGCACGCGCGTGGTGCGCAGCTATCTGGAAACCGGCGCGCTCGAAGCGGTGACCAAGGCCCCGGAGTTCGGCTACCCGACCTATCTGGTGTACGCCCGCGAACGTGACTCGGCCACGCTGCAGCAGGCCTTCGATCTGCTGCGGCAGGTGATCGCGACCGATGACGACTGGTCGCAACGCTGGAACCCGTTGAGCTGA